The following proteins are encoded in a genomic region of Streptomyces gobiensis:
- a CDS encoding type II toxin-antitoxin system RelE family toxin, with amino-acid sequence MTWQVLWEPAALDTATGHLKDDPRSVDALLQATDQLAEDSRPEGSRPWGTHHRRLRHGAWRILYRVDPEAHTIHIEHIARTS; translated from the coding sequence GTGACATGGCAGGTTCTGTGGGAACCAGCTGCCCTCGACACCGCCACCGGTCACCTCAAGGATGACCCCCGCAGTGTTGATGCCCTCCTCCAGGCCACCGATCAGCTTGCCGAGGACTCCCGGCCTGAAGGATCCCGCCCCTGGGGCACCCACCACCGTCGTCTTCGCCACGGCGCCTGGCGCATCCTCTACCGCGTCGATCCGGAAGCCCACACCATCCACATCGAGCACATCGCACGTACCAGCTGA
- a CDS encoding type II toxin-antitoxin system prevent-host-death family antitoxin, producing MSATYPIAEARGKLGDLARRAAQHEHITLTDRGVPAAVLISPAELEDLEDALALARLERDRALGRTESPIPHDEARRALLDAAGRGA from the coding sequence ATGTCCGCTACATATCCGATCGCCGAGGCGCGAGGCAAGCTCGGTGACCTCGCGCGCCGCGCCGCCCAGCACGAGCACATCACCTTGACAGACCGCGGCGTCCCAGCAGCGGTCCTCATCTCCCCCGCCGAGCTCGAAGATCTTGAGGACGCCCTCGCCCTCGCTCGCCTTGAGCGTGATCGGGCGCTCGGCCGCACCGAGAGCCCGATTCCTCACGACGAAGCACGTCGCGCCCTCCTCGACGCCGCGGGGAGGGGCGCGTGA
- the cseC gene encoding two-component system sensor histidine kinase CseC, translating to MYRLTLRVGLRWKLSIAIAAVSALVALVLSLLVHNAARISMINNSRDLQDERLQSAQRIYESNERLAFGAMLNDPDLPEPLLDALARGERATYVSEGGSSSPDVWAATPLPDGGVLSLHTRFTDRYSVLGELDRTLVIGSLTVVLGSTALGVLIGGKLSRRLRKAAVAAGRVAEGDADVRVREAIGGRAQDETDELARAIDAMTDALQARLEAERRVTADIAHELRTPVTGLLTAAELLPAGRPTEMVRDRAQVLRTLVEDILEVARLDGAAERAELQEVALGEFVTRRVRTLAPDAEVEVVRDAIVTTDPRRLERILGNLLVNAARHGAPPVEVTVEDRLIRVRDHGPGFPPALLADGPSRFRTGSTDRAGTGHGLGLTIATGQARVLGARLTFRNTTPGAVATLRLPEAPPDPVGS from the coding sequence GTGTACCGACTGACCCTCCGCGTCGGCCTGCGCTGGAAGCTGAGCATCGCCATCGCAGCCGTCAGCGCGCTGGTCGCGCTGGTGCTGAGTCTGCTCGTACACAACGCCGCCCGCATCTCAATGATCAACAACAGCCGTGATCTTCAGGATGAACGGCTGCAGTCCGCGCAGCGGATCTACGAGTCCAATGAGCGGCTGGCCTTCGGCGCGATGCTCAACGATCCCGACCTGCCGGAGCCGCTGCTGGATGCCCTCGCCCGTGGCGAACGCGCCACATATGTCAGTGAGGGCGGCAGCAGCAGCCCGGATGTCTGGGCGGCGACCCCGCTCCCGGACGGCGGTGTGCTCTCGCTGCACACCCGCTTCACCGACCGCTACTCGGTCCTGGGCGAGCTGGACCGGACCCTGGTGATCGGTTCGTTGACGGTCGTGCTCGGCAGCACCGCGCTCGGGGTGCTGATCGGCGGCAAGCTCTCCCGGCGGCTGCGCAAGGCGGCCGTCGCGGCGGGCCGGGTCGCCGAGGGCGACGCCGATGTACGGGTACGGGAGGCGATCGGCGGCCGGGCCCAGGACGAGACTGATGAACTGGCCCGCGCCATCGACGCCATGACCGACGCCCTGCAAGCCCGGCTGGAGGCCGAGCGCCGAGTCACCGCCGATATCGCCCATGAGCTGCGTACCCCGGTGACCGGCCTGCTCACCGCAGCCGAGCTGCTCCCCGCGGGGCGGCCCACGGAGATGGTGCGGGACCGGGCACAGGTGCTGCGTACCCTCGTCGAGGACATCCTGGAGGTGGCCCGGCTGGACGGCGCCGCCGAACGGGCCGAGCTGCAGGAGGTCGCGCTCGGCGAGTTCGTCACCCGCCGGGTGCGGACCCTGGCGCCGGACGCGGAAGTTGAGGTCGTACGGGACGCGATCGTCACCACCGACCCGCGCCGGCTGGAACGGATCCTGGGCAACCTGCTGGTCAACGCCGCCCGCCATGGCGCACCGCCGGTCGAGGTCACCGTCGAGGACCGGCTGATCCGGGTCCGCGACCACGGCCCCGGCTTCCCCCCGGCCCTGCTGGCCGACGGCCCCAGCCGCTTCCGCACCGGCAGCACCGACCGCGCCGGTACGGGGCACGGCCTGGGCCTGACCATCGCAACCGGCCAGGCCCGGGTGCTGGGCGCCCGGCTGACCTTCCGCAACACCACACCGGGCGCGGTAGCGACCCTCCGTCTCCCAGAGGCTCCCCCGGACCCAGTCGGCTCCTAG